One Cytobacillus luteolus genomic window carries:
- the clpP gene encoding ATP-dependent Clp endopeptidase proteolytic subunit ClpP, which produces MNLIPTVIEQTNRGERAYDIYSRLLKDRIIMLGSAIDDNVANSIVSQLLFLAAEDPEKDISLYINSPGGSITAGMAIYDTMQFIKPKVSTICIGMAASMGAFLLAAGEKGKRFALPNSEVMIHQPLGGAQGQATEIEIAAKRILFLRDKLNTILSERTGQPLEVIERDTERDNFMTAEKALDYGLIDQVLTRKPDEGPASK; this is translated from the coding sequence ATGAACTTAATACCTACAGTCATTGAACAAACAAACCGTGGCGAACGCGCATACGATATCTACTCACGTCTTTTAAAAGACCGTATTATTATGTTAGGTAGCGCAATTGACGATAATGTTGCAAACTCAATCGTTTCTCAATTATTATTCCTAGCTGCAGAAGATCCAGAAAAAGATATCTCACTTTACATCAATAGCCCAGGTGGATCTATCACAGCTGGTATGGCTATTTATGACACAATGCAGTTTATCAAGCCAAAAGTGTCTACAATTTGTATCGGTATGGCAGCTTCTATGGGAGCTTTCCTATTAGCAGCTGGTGAAAAAGGAAAACGTTTTGCACTTCCTAACAGTGAAGTAATGATTCACCAACCACTTGGTGGAGCACAAGGGCAAGCAACTGAAATTGAAATTGCAGCTAAACGTATTCTATTCTTACGTGATAAGCTTAATACAATCCTTTCAGAGCGTACAGGTCAGCCATTAGAAGTGATTGAGCGTGATACAGAGCGCGATAACTTTATGACTGCTGAAAAAGCTCTTGATTATGGACTAATTGATCAAGTGTTAACAAGAAAGCCTGATGAAGGTCCTGCTAGTAAATAA
- a CDS encoding sugar-binding transcriptional regulator, protein MKSILEIQSKLLPDLLEVMQKRYNILKYIRLMQPIGRRSLSTSLELTERILRAEVQFLKDQDLIDIGSSGMSLTEEGTILFLQLEELMKEVSGLKVLESKLKKKLKLRDVIVVSGDSDVFPWVKKEMGRATITRMKEYLTDRNIIAVTGGTTLAAVAEMMTADFKNRDMLFVPARGGLGEHVENQANTICAKMAEKAVGNYRLLHVPDVVSPDAYQSFVAEPSIQDVLDLIKSSSIVVHGIGDAITMAERRKTSPEDVQKIIASHGVAEAFGYYFNQEGIVVHKVQTIGIQLEHLDKIEHVIAVAGGASKAKAIESYMKQAPHSILITDEGAANQLVESHT, encoded by the coding sequence GTGAAGTCAATTCTTGAGATTCAAAGTAAATTGTTACCTGATTTACTTGAAGTTATGCAGAAGCGTTACAATATCCTGAAATACATACGGTTGATGCAACCTATTGGAAGAAGAAGCTTATCTACAAGTCTTGAACTTACTGAACGAATTCTTCGGGCCGAAGTTCAATTTTTGAAAGATCAAGACCTTATCGATATAGGTTCATCCGGTATGAGTCTAACAGAAGAAGGAACGATTTTGTTTCTTCAACTAGAGGAATTGATGAAAGAAGTATCTGGTTTAAAAGTTTTGGAATCAAAACTGAAGAAAAAATTAAAACTAAGAGATGTTATCGTTGTTTCAGGAGATAGTGATGTTTTCCCTTGGGTAAAAAAAGAAATGGGAAGAGCTACTATTACAAGGATGAAGGAGTACCTAACAGATAGAAATATCATTGCTGTAACAGGTGGAACAACCCTTGCTGCTGTAGCTGAGATGATGACTGCCGATTTTAAAAATCGCGATATGCTCTTCGTGCCAGCCCGTGGTGGTTTAGGTGAACATGTTGAAAATCAAGCAAATACAATCTGCGCAAAAATGGCAGAGAAGGCAGTAGGTAATTACCGACTTTTACATGTACCAGATGTTGTAAGTCCTGATGCCTATCAATCTTTTGTAGCAGAACCCTCTATCCAAGATGTCCTTGATCTAATTAAGTCCTCAAGTATTGTTGTTCATGGTATTGGAGATGCTATAACAATGGCAGAACGTAGAAAAACCTCTCCAGAGGATGTACAGAAAATCATAGCGTCACATGGAGTTGCCGAGGCATTTGGTTATTATTTTAACCAAGAGGGTATTGTTGTTCATAAGGTTCAAACGATTGGTATTCAGCTTGAGCATTTAGACAAAATTGAACATGTTATTGCGGTTGCGGGTGGTGCTTCAAAGGCTAAGGCAATTGAATCATACATGAAGCAAGCGCCTCATTCCATTTTAATTACAGATGAAGGTGCTGCCAATCAATTGGTAGAATCACATACTTAA
- the gpmI gene encoding 2,3-bisphosphoglycerate-independent phosphoglycerate mutase → MSNKPVALIILDGFALREETKGNAVTHANKPNFDRYWNQYPHASLVASGEAVGLPEGQMGNSEVGHLNIGAGRVVYQSLTRVNVAIREGEFEQNETFLQAMTHTKEKNSNLHVFGLLSDGGVHSHIQHLYALLKLAAAEGVKNVYVHGFLDGRDVGPQTAKQYVEELNEEMRKIGVGEIATISGRYYSMDRDKRWERVEKAYRAMVYGEGPTYQSALECVNDSYENGIYDEFVLPSVILKQDGSPVATIQDNDAVIFYNFRPDRAIQISNTFTNEDFRSFERGEKHPKDLNFVCLTHFSETVQGYVAFKPTNLDNTLGEVLAQNGLKQLRIAETEKYPHVTFFMSGGREAEFPGEERILIDSPKVATYDLQPEMSAYEVKDALLKEIKADKHDAIILNFANPDMVGHSGMLEPTVKAIEVVDECLGQIVDAIIAKGGTAIITADHGNADEVITLEGTPMTAHTTNPVPVIVTQDGIELRQDGILGDLAPTVLDLLKVSKPLEMTGISLIKN, encoded by the coding sequence ATGAGTAATAAGCCAGTTGCTCTCATTATTTTAGATGGATTTGCGCTACGTGAAGAAACAAAGGGAAATGCTGTAACCCATGCAAATAAGCCAAACTTTGACCGTTACTGGAATCAATATCCTCATGCTTCATTAGTTGCTAGCGGGGAAGCTGTTGGTTTACCAGAAGGACAAATGGGGAATTCAGAGGTTGGGCATTTAAATATTGGTGCTGGACGAGTGGTTTACCAAAGTTTAACGAGAGTAAATGTTGCGATTCGTGAAGGTGAATTTGAACAAAATGAAACATTCCTTCAGGCAATGACTCATACTAAAGAGAAAAACTCCAACCTTCATGTATTCGGCTTGTTATCTGACGGAGGTGTACATAGTCATATTCAGCATCTATATGCATTGTTAAAGCTAGCAGCTGCTGAAGGTGTAAAAAATGTGTATGTACACGGATTTCTAGATGGTAGGGATGTTGGACCTCAAACAGCGAAACAATATGTTGAAGAATTGAATGAAGAGATGAGAAAAATAGGTGTTGGTGAAATTGCTACGATATCTGGTCGATACTACTCGATGGACCGTGATAAGCGCTGGGAACGTGTTGAAAAAGCATACCGAGCGATGGTGTATGGTGAAGGACCAACGTATCAAAGTGCACTAGAATGTGTCAACGATTCCTATGAAAATGGCATCTATGATGAATTCGTTTTACCATCTGTTATTTTAAAACAAGATGGTTCACCAGTTGCTACGATCCAGGATAATGACGCTGTTATTTTCTATAACTTCCGTCCTGACCGTGCGATTCAAATCTCGAATACATTTACGAACGAAGATTTTAGGTCATTTGAACGTGGAGAGAAACATCCTAAGGATTTAAATTTTGTGTGCCTAACCCACTTTAGTGAGACCGTTCAAGGTTATGTAGCATTCAAACCAACGAATTTGGATAATACACTTGGTGAAGTTTTAGCCCAAAATGGATTAAAGCAGCTACGAATTGCAGAGACTGAAAAGTATCCGCATGTAACTTTCTTTATGAGCGGAGGGCGCGAAGCGGAGTTTCCTGGAGAAGAGAGAATATTAATTGACTCTCCAAAGGTTGCAACGTATGACTTGCAACCTGAAATGAGTGCATATGAAGTGAAGGATGCTCTTTTAAAAGAAATAAAAGCAGATAAGCATGACGCAATCATCTTAAACTTTGCAAACCCAGATATGGTTGGACATTCAGGAATGTTGGAACCTACAGTTAAAGCAATCGAAGTAGTAGATGAATGCTTAGGTCAGATTGTAGATGCTATCATTGCTAAAGGTGGAACGGCAATTATTACTGCTGACCATGGCAACGCAGATGAAGTGATCACGTTAGAAGGAACTCCAATGACAGCTCATACGACCAATCCTGTTCCAGTTATCGTTACGCAAGATGGAATCGAATTACGTCAGGATGGCATATTGGGAGATTTAGCTCCGACTGTTTTGGATTTATTAAAAGTTAGTAAGCCTTTAGAAATGACAGGCATAAGTTTAATTAAAAATTAA
- the whiA gene encoding DNA-binding protein WhiA, whose amino-acid sequence MSFASETKKELTNIQLKPCCVHAELSALIRMNGSLSFSNRKLVLDIQTENAAIARRIYTLLKAEYSVTIELLVRKKMRLKKNNVYIVRLVERAQEILEDLKIVNSDEGFSFLYDISKELIAKKCCKRSYLRGAFLAGGSVNNPETSSYHLEIFSLYKEHIESLCELMNSFGLNAKTLERKKGYITYLKEAERITEFLNIIGAHSALLRFEDIRIVRDMRNSVNRLVNCETANLNKTIGAALRQVENIRFIESTVGLTALPEKLREIAELRVNYADVTLKELGEMVSTGKISKSGINHRLRKIDEIADKIRAGHPISDN is encoded by the coding sequence GTGTCATTTGCATCAGAGACAAAGAAAGAACTTACAAATATACAATTAAAGCCTTGCTGTGTTCATGCTGAACTATCTGCTTTAATTCGAATGAATGGCTCACTCTCCTTTTCGAATAGAAAACTAGTCCTAGATATTCAAACGGAAAATGCAGCAATTGCCCGTAGAATATATACATTATTAAAAGCAGAATACAGTGTAACAATTGAGCTACTTGTTCGTAAAAAGATGAGACTGAAAAAAAATAATGTTTATATCGTTCGCCTTGTAGAGCGCGCACAGGAAATTCTAGAAGATTTAAAGATCGTTAACAGCGATGAGGGCTTTTCGTTTTTATATGATATTTCAAAGGAGCTCATTGCTAAAAAGTGCTGTAAACGTTCCTATCTACGAGGGGCATTTTTAGCAGGCGGTTCTGTTAATAACCCAGAAACATCGTCTTATCATCTAGAAATTTTCTCACTCTACAAAGAACATATTGAATCCTTGTGTGAATTAATGAATTCTTTTGGCTTAAATGCAAAAACACTAGAGCGCAAAAAAGGGTATATTACTTATCTTAAAGAAGCAGAAAGAATTACTGAATTTTTGAATATAATTGGGGCTCATAGTGCATTGCTTCGCTTTGAAGATATAAGAATTGTTCGCGATATGAGAAATTCCGTGAACCGTCTTGTAAACTGTGAGACAGCCAATTTAAATAAAACGATTGGTGCTGCACTGCGACAGGTTGAAAATATTCGATTCATAGAATCAACTGTTGGTCTAACTGCATTGCCAGAGAAGCTTCGTGAAATTGCAGAGCTTCGTGTTAATTATGCTGATGTCACTTTAAAAGAACTCGGAGAAATGGTTTCAACAGGAAAAATCAGTAAATCAGGAATCAATCACCGCTTGCGGAAGATTGACGAAATAGCAGATAAAATACGTGCCGGACATCCGATTTCAGATAACTAA
- a CDS encoding glutaredoxin family protein: MYSKLDCPLCMKAKVVLEKLGEEFPITIEEVDIYQDDVLLEKYQIMIPVVEIDGEEITYGIVDKDSIRKRLLDKTPIE, translated from the coding sequence ATGTATTCAAAACTAGATTGTCCTCTTTGTATGAAAGCAAAAGTAGTTCTTGAGAAATTAGGGGAAGAATTTCCTATAACAATTGAAGAAGTTGATATATATCAGGATGATGTCCTGTTAGAGAAATATCAAATCATGATTCCAGTCGTTGAAATTGATGGTGAAGAGATTACTTATGGAATTGTCGATAAAGATTCAATAAGAAAGCGTTTACTTGATAAAACGCCTATTGAATAA
- the rpoN gene encoding RNA polymerase factor sigma-54 has protein sequence MNMRVGLFQQQSLKLTMTKELTQAITLLQYSSLELSEFLQEQTLENPLIEISGAEANLYSKKKAPLKRAERMNPLDFVDLHQKTLHQHLSEQVSLIKLEPYQRKIAEYIIDLLDHNGYLTMDSDEIAANLSITEELVENTLNLIKNLDPAGVGARSVKESLLLQLKRLPNRHRSAEDIISNHFDLFASKSWRELSKQTSYDLKTIQEVSDLIVTLNPRPGNAFYDGKQDYITPDLSVTVENGNIEINLHDELLPKVSLNLQYYNSLETVNDAQARSYLKEKAQQCQWIIKSLEQRKQTILHVMNEIIQRQPDYFLKGTTYLRPLTMKEVADAIDVHESTVSRTCRDKYVQTPYGVVEMKSFFSSAIQTANSGEETSSAGVKEMIEKIVSEEDKKKPLSDQKIVEILKDEHNIVVSRRTIAKYRDQLGILSSSQRKRYD, from the coding sequence ATGAATATGAGAGTAGGGTTATTTCAACAACAGTCACTAAAGTTAACAATGACAAAAGAATTAACACAAGCTATTACGTTACTACAATATTCTTCACTCGAGCTGTCTGAATTTTTACAGGAGCAGACCCTTGAAAACCCACTAATCGAAATTTCTGGCGCAGAAGCTAATTTATATAGTAAGAAGAAAGCACCATTAAAAAGAGCAGAAAGAATGAATCCCTTAGATTTTGTCGACTTACACCAAAAAACCTTACATCAACACTTAAGTGAACAGGTGTCTTTAATTAAACTAGAGCCATATCAGCGTAAAATCGCTGAATATATCATTGATTTATTAGACCATAATGGATATTTAACAATGGACAGTGATGAAATTGCTGCAAATCTTTCTATAACTGAAGAGTTAGTGGAAAATACATTGAATTTAATAAAAAATTTAGATCCTGCAGGAGTTGGAGCTAGAAGTGTGAAGGAATCTTTACTGCTTCAACTTAAAAGACTTCCTAATAGACATCGATCTGCTGAAGATATAATTAGTAATCATTTTGACTTATTCGCCTCCAAATCATGGAGAGAGCTTTCGAAGCAAACTTCTTATGATTTAAAAACAATCCAGGAGGTTAGTGATCTTATCGTTACACTGAACCCTCGTCCGGGTAATGCCTTTTATGACGGGAAACAAGATTACATTACTCCTGATCTTTCTGTCACTGTAGAAAATGGGAATATTGAAATTAACTTACATGATGAGTTGTTACCTAAGGTCTCACTTAATCTCCAGTATTATAACTCGCTGGAAACAGTAAACGATGCACAAGCCCGTTCGTACTTAAAAGAAAAGGCACAACAATGTCAATGGATTATAAAAAGTCTAGAGCAACGAAAACAGACAATCTTACATGTTATGAATGAAATTATTCAAAGACAACCTGATTATTTTTTAAAAGGGACTACCTATTTAAGACCCCTTACGATGAAGGAAGTTGCTGACGCGATCGATGTACATGAATCAACTGTTAGTCGTACATGTCGTGATAAGTATGTTCAGACTCCTTATGGCGTAGTGGAAATGAAGTCTTTTTTTAGTAGTGCAATCCAAACAGCCAATTCAGGTGAAGAAACATCTTCAGCAGGGGTTAAGGAAATGATTGAAAAAATCGTTTCAGAAGAAGATAAAAAGAAACCATTATCCGACCAGAAAATTGTGGAAATATTAAAAGATGAGCATAACATAGTGGTTTCAAGACGAACCATTGCAAAATATCGTGATCAACTTGGGATTCTATCCTCTTCACAAAGAAAAAGATATGATTAA
- a CDS encoding HPr family phosphocarrier protein, with translation MVEKQVEVLLKTGLQARPAALFVQEANKYSSDIFLEKDGKKVNAKSIMGLMSLAVGSRATITLAADGNDEAEALEALATFVQQEG, from the coding sequence ATGGTTGAAAAACAAGTAGAGGTATTATTAAAAACAGGTTTACAGGCGCGTCCAGCTGCCCTTTTCGTTCAAGAGGCAAATAAGTATTCTTCAGATATTTTCCTAGAGAAAGATGGCAAAAAGGTAAATGCGAAAAGTATCATGGGTCTAATGAGCTTAGCAGTCGGCTCTAGAGCTACAATTACGTTAGCTGCTGATGGTAATGATGAAGCAGAAGCTTTAGAAGCTTTAGCAACATTTGTACAACAAGAAGGATAA
- the tpiA gene encoding triose-phosphate isomerase, giving the protein MRKPIIAGNWKMHKVLSEATSFVDEVKGLIPSSQVVDSVVCAPSLFLAQLVLSAKGTELKIGAQTMHFEESGAFTGEVSPVALKDVGVSYVIIGHSERREMFAETDETVNKKTLAAFQHGLTPIVCCGETLEQREAGQTNEIVGSQIQKALTGLTEEQAKNVVIAYEPIWAIGTGKSSSAEEANETCGYIRKIVAEQFSSAVADDVRIQYGGSVKPTNIKEYLSQPHIDGALVGGASLEAASFLQLLEAGNNE; this is encoded by the coding sequence ATGAGGAAGCCAATTATCGCAGGAAACTGGAAAATGCACAAAGTTCTTTCAGAAGCTACTTCATTTGTTGATGAGGTAAAAGGTCTTATTCCATCATCACAAGTTGTAGATTCAGTCGTATGTGCACCTTCACTATTTTTAGCACAATTAGTATTAAGCGCAAAAGGTACAGAATTAAAAATCGGTGCTCAAACTATGCACTTTGAAGAAAGTGGCGCGTTTACAGGCGAAGTAAGCCCTGTTGCCTTAAAGGATGTAGGAGTAAGCTACGTAATTATCGGGCATTCTGAGCGCCGTGAAATGTTTGCAGAAACAGATGAAACAGTAAACAAGAAAACACTTGCAGCTTTCCAGCATGGGTTAACACCGATTGTTTGTTGTGGTGAAACATTAGAACAACGTGAAGCAGGACAAACAAATGAAATTGTGGGCTCACAAATTCAAAAGGCACTAACTGGCTTAACTGAAGAGCAAGCCAAAAATGTCGTAATTGCTTATGAACCAATTTGGGCAATAGGCACAGGTAAGTCATCTTCTGCAGAAGAAGCAAACGAGACGTGTGGTTACATCCGTAAAATTGTAGCTGAGCAATTCTCAAGCGCTGTAGCTGATGATGTTCGTATTCAGTATGGTGGAAGTGTTAAACCAACGAATATTAAAGAATATCTATCTCAACCACATATCGATGGTGCATTAGTTGGTGGTGCAAGCTTAGAGGCTGCGAGTTTCCTACAATTGTTGGAGGCAGGTAATAATGAGTAA
- the gap gene encoding type I glyceraldehyde-3-phosphate dehydrogenase, with protein sequence MAIKVGINGFGRIGRIVFRAALNNPNIDVVAVNDLTDANMLAHLLKYDTVHGKLDAEVSVNGTNLVVNGKEILVKAERDPALLGWGDLGVDVVIESTGRFTKRSDAAKHLEAGAKKVIISAPASDEDITIVMGVNHENYDAANHHVISNASCTTNCLAPFAKVLNDKFGIKRGMMTTVHSYTNDQQILDLPHKDYRRARAAAENIIPTSTGAAKAVSLVLPELKGKLNGGAMRVPTPNVSLVDLVAELNTDVTAEDVNAAFKAASENELKGILYYSEEPLVSSDYNGSPASSTIDALSTMVMEGSMVKVISWYDNESGYSHRVVDLVDYIASKGL encoded by the coding sequence ATGGCAATTAAAGTAGGTATTAACGGTTTTGGTCGTATTGGTCGTATCGTATTTCGTGCAGCTTTAAACAACCCAAACATTGATGTTGTGGCTGTAAATGATTTAACCGATGCTAACATGCTTGCACATCTATTAAAATATGATACAGTTCACGGCAAACTTGATGCTGAAGTATCTGTTAATGGCACAAACCTAGTGGTAAATGGGAAAGAAATTTTAGTTAAAGCAGAACGTGATCCAGCTTTATTAGGTTGGGGAGACCTTGGTGTTGATGTAGTTATTGAATCAACTGGTCGTTTTACAAAGCGTTCAGATGCAGCTAAACATTTAGAAGCTGGTGCTAAAAAGGTAATCATCTCAGCTCCTGCGTCAGATGAAGATATCACAATTGTAATGGGTGTAAACCATGAAAATTATGATGCAGCTAACCATCACGTTATCTCGAATGCATCTTGTACTACAAACTGTTTAGCACCATTTGCAAAGGTACTTAATGATAAATTCGGTATTAAACGTGGAATGATGACAACTGTTCACTCATACACAAATGACCAACAAATTCTAGATTTACCACATAAAGACTATCGTCGTGCTCGTGCCGCTGCAGAAAATATTATCCCAACTTCAACTGGGGCAGCAAAAGCAGTTTCATTAGTTCTTCCAGAATTAAAAGGAAAACTAAATGGTGGAGCAATGCGTGTACCAACTCCTAACGTTTCATTAGTTGACCTTGTTGCTGAGCTTAACACAGATGTTACAGCTGAAGATGTGAATGCAGCATTTAAAGCAGCTTCTGAAAATGAGTTAAAAGGAATCCTTTACTATAGCGAAGAGCCATTAGTATCAAGTGACTACAACGGTAGCCCAGCTTCTTCAACAATCGATGCATTATCTACAATGGTAATGGAAGGAAGCATGGTTAAAGTTATTTCTTGGTATGATAACGAAAGTGGATATTCTCACCGTGTAGTTGACCTTGTTGACTATATCGCTTCAAAAGGTTTATAA
- a CDS encoding phosphoglycerate kinase, with translation MNKKSVRDIEVNGKRVFCRVDFNVPMKDGAVSDDTRIRAALPTIQFLTEKGAKVILASHLGRPKGEVVEEMRLTAVAGRLSELLGKEVHKTDEAYGDSVKQKIEELNQGDVLLLENVRFYPGEEKNDSELAKSFAELADIYVNDAFGAAHRAHASTEGIANYLPAVSGLLMEKELEVLGKALSNPDRPFTAIIGGAKVKDKIGVIENLLEKVDNLIIGGGLAYTFVKAQGHEVGKSLLEEDKVDLARSFMEKAKEKGVKFYMPVDAVVADDFSNDANTKVVAIDSIPFDWEALDIGPETSKLYSDVIANSKLVIWNGPMGVFELEAFANGTKSVAQALANAENTYTVIGGGDSAAAVEKFNYAEKMDHISTGGGASLEFMEGKALPGVVALNDR, from the coding sequence ATGAACAAAAAATCGGTTAGAGATATCGAAGTAAATGGAAAACGAGTATTTTGCCGTGTTGATTTTAATGTTCCGATGAAAGATGGCGCAGTTTCAGATGATACAAGAATCCGCGCAGCACTTCCTACCATTCAGTTTTTAACTGAAAAAGGCGCGAAGGTAATATTAGCTAGTCATCTAGGACGTCCCAAGGGTGAGGTTGTTGAGGAAATGCGCTTAACAGCAGTGGCTGGACGTTTAAGTGAACTGTTAGGAAAAGAAGTACATAAAACAGATGAAGCGTATGGGGATTCGGTAAAACAGAAGATTGAGGAATTGAATCAAGGTGATGTTTTACTACTTGAAAATGTACGTTTTTATCCTGGAGAAGAAAAGAACGATTCAGAATTAGCAAAGTCTTTTGCAGAGTTAGCAGATATTTATGTAAACGATGCCTTTGGTGCAGCACACCGAGCTCATGCATCAACAGAAGGAATTGCGAATTACCTACCAGCTGTATCAGGTTTATTAATGGAAAAAGAACTTGAGGTATTAGGTAAAGCTCTATCAAACCCAGATAGACCATTTACAGCAATCATTGGTGGAGCAAAGGTTAAAGATAAAATCGGAGTGATCGAAAACCTACTAGAAAAAGTTGATAACTTAATTATCGGTGGTGGACTAGCTTATACATTTGTAAAAGCACAAGGCCATGAAGTAGGTAAGTCACTTCTAGAGGAAGATAAAGTTGATTTAGCAAGGTCCTTTATGGAAAAAGCAAAAGAAAAAGGCGTTAAATTCTACATGCCGGTTGATGCTGTCGTTGCAGATGACTTTTCAAATGATGCAAATACAAAAGTAGTTGCAATCGATTCGATTCCATTTGATTGGGAAGCCTTGGATATTGGACCTGAAACTAGCAAATTATATAGTGATGTGATTGCTAACTCTAAACTAGTTATTTGGAACGGACCAATGGGCGTGTTTGAACTAGAAGCATTTGCAAATGGTACGAAGTCTGTAGCACAAGCACTTGCTAATGCAGAAAATACATACACCGTCATAGGTGGTGGAGATTCTGCAGCAGCTGTTGAGAAATTTAATTATGCAGAAAAAATGGACCACATCTCAACAGGCGGAGGAGCATCCCTAGAATTCATGGAAGGCAAAGCACTTCCAGGAGTGGTTGCTTTAAACGATCGCTAA